Proteins from a single region of Corylus avellana chromosome ca11, CavTom2PMs-1.0:
- the LOC132165538 gene encoding nuclear transcription factor Y subunit B-1-like has translation MTGKRSKRSPLGSPSSGDMSSDVSSSKEQDRFLPIANVSRIMKKSLPANAKISKEAKETVQECVSQYISFITGEASDKCQREKRKTINGDDLLWAMTTLGFENYVGPLKNYLNKYRENEGDEKINESIALQGDQSPTNLICHSYSFGTPKSLVNINGAFNSKKINENGDGNGNRIMGDHLHHEVEW, from the coding sequence ATGACcggaaaaagaagcaaaagaagcCCACTGGGGAGCCCCTCGTCGGGGGACATGTCATCAGACGTCAGCTCCTCAAAAGAACAAGACAGGTTCCTCCCCATTGCCAACGTCAGCCGCATCATGAAAAAATCACTCCCGGCAAACGCCAAAATATCCAAAGAAGCCAAAGAGACCGTCCAAGAATGCGTTTCCCAGTACATAAGCTTCATCACCGGCGAAGCGTCCGACAAGTGCCaaagagagaagaggaagacaATCAACGGCGACGATCTTTTGTGGGCCATGACGACACTGGGGTTCGAGAATTACGTTGGACCCTTGAAGAATTACCTCAACAAGTACAGAGAGAATGAAGGAGATGAGAAGATTAATGAATCCATTGCTTTGCAAGGAGACCAATCTCCTACCAATCTCATATGCCACTCTTATTCATTTGGAACTCCAAAGAGTTTGGTGAATATTAATGGTGCTTTTAACTCGAAAAAGATCAACGAAAATGGCGATGGAAATGGTAATAGAATTATGGGAGATCATCTTCATCATGAAGTTGAATGGTAG
- the LOC132165536 gene encoding uncharacterized protein LOC132165536 isoform X1, with the protein MFCALKLRFSCAAIKPNSRNYSCPIDIESRCQCDVRKPVGRFASVSIQAEYNATAASEPSVLSHYTSTLGSSSASALQLNQWNLTHRHILMLQVVACAAAVSATWLFCSAIPTLMAFKRAAESLEKLMDVTREELPDTMAAVRLSGMEISDLTMELSDLGQEITQGVRSSTRAVRVAEERLRRLTNMAPSASLQEVAAPRTDETVPVLARTARGIREGIVKGRAILQMFFTLTQFSRLALNYFTKRAKR; encoded by the exons ATGTTCTGCGCACTGAAATTGCGCTTCTCGTGCGCCGCCATTAAACCAAACTCGAGAAATTACAGCTGCCCAATTGACATCGAGTCGCGTTGTCAGTGCGATGTTCGGAAACCGGTCGGACGGTTCGCATCTGTGTCGATACAAGCGGAGTACAATGCAACCGCAGCATCTGAGCCGTCGGTCCTTTCGCATTACACATCGACCCTCGGATCCTCGTCGGCGTCTGCGCTTCAGCTCAACCAGTGGAACCTCACCCACCGTCACATCCTCATGCTCCAAGTCGTTGCTTGCGCG GCTGCAGTTTCAGCGACCTGGCTCTTTTGCTCTGCAATACCGACTCTTATG GCTTTCAAGAGAGCTGCGGAATCGCTAGAAAAGCTTATGGATGTTACAAGGGAAGAGCTTCCTGACACAATGGCCGCTGTTCGGTTGTCTGGCATGGAGATCAGTGACCTAACAATGGAGCTCAGTGATTTGGG CCAGGAGATTACACAAGGTGTTAGAAGCTCCACTCGAGCTGTTCGTGTAGCCGAGGAGAGGTTGCGCCGGTTGACAAACATGGCTCCGTCAG CTTCGCTGCAGGAGGTAGCCGCTCCGAGAACTGACGAAACAGTACCAGTGTTGGCTAGAACTGCGAGGGGTATTAGAGAGGGAATTGTGAAGGGTCGTGCAATCCTGCAAATGTTTTTCACTCTCACCCAATTTTCTAGGTTAGCCCTCAACTATTTCACTAAACGAGCTAAGCGGTAG
- the LOC132165536 gene encoding uncharacterized protein LOC132165536 isoform X2: MFCALKLRFSCAAIKPNSRNYSCPIDIESRCQCDVRKPVGRFASVSIQAEYNATAASEPSVLSHYTSTLGSSSASALQLNQWNLTHRHILMLQVVACAAAVSATWLFCSAIPTLMAFKRAAESLEKLMDVTREELPDTMAAVRLSGMEISDLTMELSDLGQEITQGVRSSTRAVRVAEERLRRLTNMAPSGGSRSEN; encoded by the exons ATGTTCTGCGCACTGAAATTGCGCTTCTCGTGCGCCGCCATTAAACCAAACTCGAGAAATTACAGCTGCCCAATTGACATCGAGTCGCGTTGTCAGTGCGATGTTCGGAAACCGGTCGGACGGTTCGCATCTGTGTCGATACAAGCGGAGTACAATGCAACCGCAGCATCTGAGCCGTCGGTCCTTTCGCATTACACATCGACCCTCGGATCCTCGTCGGCGTCTGCGCTTCAGCTCAACCAGTGGAACCTCACCCACCGTCACATCCTCATGCTCCAAGTCGTTGCTTGCGCG GCTGCAGTTTCAGCGACCTGGCTCTTTTGCTCTGCAATACCGACTCTTATG GCTTTCAAGAGAGCTGCGGAATCGCTAGAAAAGCTTATGGATGTTACAAGGGAAGAGCTTCCTGACACAATGGCCGCTGTTCGGTTGTCTGGCATGGAGATCAGTGACCTAACAATGGAGCTCAGTGATTTGGG CCAGGAGATTACACAAGGTGTTAGAAGCTCCACTCGAGCTGTTCGTGTAGCCGAGGAGAGGTTGCGCCGGTTGACAAACATGGCTCCGTCAG GAGGTAGCCGCTCCGAGAACTGA
- the LOC132164937 gene encoding protein MIZU-KUSSEI 1, with translation MGEPQQKTVTESPGKSPARPSPPPTPGRLPVSLVQPSQKKKHRTKVLRLFRNVFRSFPIITPVCKTGHLPLGIPDGHRSTSGTRVTVTMFGYRKGRVSLSMQENPRCLPTLVVELAMQTNVLQKEMSSGMVRIALECEKRPEKDKTRLLEEVLWTMYCNGKKTGYGLKREATDEDLNVMELLRPVSMGAGVLPGSSGVDGPDGELAYIRAHFERVVGSRDSETLYMLSPEGNTGPELSIFFVRI, from the coding sequence ATGGGTGAGCCACAGCAGAAGACCGTTACAGAGTCCCCAGGTAAATCCCCAGCAAGGCCTTCGCCGCCGCCAACGCCCGGCCGGCTGCCGGTATCGCTTGTCCAACCATCCCAAAAGAAGAAACACAGAACCAAAGTACTGAGACTATTTCGCAACGTATTCCGATCGTTCCCCATCATAACGCCAGTATGCAAGACGGGGCACCTCCCGCTCGGCATACCGGACGGCCATCGCAGCACTTCCGGCACCCGGGTCACCGTCACCATGTTCGGTTACCGGAAAGGACGCGTAAGCCTGTCCATGCAAGAAAACCCGAGGTGTCTGCCCACGTTGGTGGTCGAGCTTGCCATGCAGACGAATGTGCTGcagaaggagatgagctccgGGATGGTCAGAATCGCTCTTGAGTGCGAGAAGAGACCGGAAAAGGACAAGACGAGGTTGTTGGAGGAGGTTTTGTGGACGATGTATTGCAATGGGAAAAAGACCGGGTATGGGTTGAAGAGGGAGGCTACAGATGAGGATTTGAATGTGATGGAACTCCTCAGGCCGGTTTCAATGGGTGCCGGCGTTCTCCCAGGGAGCTCTGGGGTTGATGGGCCGGACGGTGAGTTAGCCTACATACGGGCCCATTTCGAACGGGTCGTCGGCTCGAGAGACTCCGAGACACTGTACATGTTGAGCCCGGAAGGGAACACTGGGCCTGAGCTCAGTATTTTCTTCGTAAGgatttga